DNA sequence from the Deinococcota bacterium genome:
CGCTGATGACACGTTCGCTAGATTAGGGCCTTGGTGATGAGGGTGCCTGCGGCGCTGGCGCAAGGCCCGGTTTCATAGCAAAATGAAGCAATGAGTCCAAACATCACGGTGTTCCCTCACGACACGAGCTCACCCTCGCGCTTCTACACGGAAGGGCTGGCATGAACACCGACGGCATGAACACCGACGGTTTGAACGAGAACCTGGTGTTCTTCTCTCGCAACCTGGGGCTCGAGCCAAACGACAAAGCGTTGGACGGGCACATGGGCGTGGCGCTCACCCAGAAGGTGCGAGCGGTTAAGGACAGCGCCTCCTTGGAGCAGCTCGCAAGCGACGCCGACTGGCGTTTGCGCATCGCCGCCGCGCTGCACCCGAGCACGCCTGAAGCGGACCTGTCGCGCCTCGCAAGCGACGCCGTCGGCGCGGTGAGGTTGGCGGTAGCGTCGAACCACGCGGTTCCAGCGCCCGTGCTGAAGGTGTTGATGCAAGACGAGCTGGCGTTCGTCCGTGACATAGCGAGCCACGCGCTTGGCGGTAAGACACCAGGGGCGGCTGGCGCTCCTACCCCAGCAGTCACGGAGGATAGTGCGTGGCAGAAATCGGTCACGCCGGAGGAGTTCCGCGCGGCTTGCAAGCGCGTAAACCAACTCATCGACCGTGCGATGAAGTCGGGTGTCGTGCCGGAATTTCTCGACGGCACCGCCGAATGGCTCGACTATATGTTCGCGTTCTTCTCGGTCTTGAGCCACATCGAGAATCCTGAGGATCCGTGGGCCTTGCCCATGTACAACCAGCTCGTCTTGAAACCGCGGAGCTACGCAGAGTTGCGCCAAAGAACACAGAAGATGAGGGAAGAGGGGAAAGACGAGCAGGTCCTCTCGGACGTGCCGCTCATCATCCGCTACCTGCAGCAGGCCGACCTTCGCAGCGGTACGAACCTGGTTGGCGAGATCGCGGCGGAACTCGAGCTCATCGGCCGGGCGATCGTGACGGCCGACGGGGAACTGCACCCGAGGGAACGCCGGGTGCTAGCCGATCATCTGGCGCGCATCGCGCCAAACCGCCACGCTCCCAGCATCGAGGAAGCGGAGGAGTCCCTGGGGGACGTCCTGCAGGAGCTCGACAGCCTGGTCGGACTCACCGCGGTAAAGGAGCAGGTGAGAAGCATGATGGCGCTGGCGCGCATCCGCAAGGAACGCGCCAACCTCGGGCTGCCCGGGCAGGTGATGTCGCACCACATGGTGTTCACGGGCAATCCGGGAACGGGCAAGACGATAGTCGCGCGCATTATCGCGACAATCTACCAGCGGATCGGCTTGCTGCGCACAGGTCAGCTTATAGAAACGGACCGCTCGGGCCTCGTGGGCAAGTACGTCGGGCACACCGCCGCGAAGGTGCTGGAGGTGGTGCGCTCGGCGATGGGTGGGCTGCTCTTTATCGACGAGGCTTACGCCTTGACCGAAGGCCGGCACGAGACGGATTTCGGCCGCGAGGCGGTGGATACGCTCATCAAAGCGATGGAGGACTACCGTGACGACCTAATGGTGATCATGGCGGGCTACCCGGAGCCAATGCGGCGATTTTTGGACAGCAACCCGGGTTTGCGCTCCCGCGTGCCGAACCACCTTCACTTTCCCGATTACTCCAGCGACGAGCTTGTGCAGGTGTTCGGTGTACTGGCGACCAAGGCCGCCCTCCGCGTCGCCCCAGAGGCGCATGAGGCAGTGGCGGCGATCGCCAAAGACCTCAGCTCAACCGCGGATGAGTCGTTCGGAAACGCTCGGGAAATGCGCACCCTGCTCGAGGTGGCGATCCAGCGGCAGGCGAAACGACTTGCGGCAGCGCCGTCGGTGACTGCGGAAGACCTCGAGGTACTGACGCGCGAGGACCTTCCTGCGGCGTCGAGCTCCGGCGCCGCGATCGGCCAGCGCTACGCTGCGAACACCGCACAAGACAGCGATTCACTCGCAGCGGTCCTGGCGGAGCTCGATGCCCTCACGGGTTTGGAGGGTGTGAAA
Encoded proteins:
- a CDS encoding AAA family ATPase, with translation MNTDGMNTDGLNENLVFFSRNLGLEPNDKALDGHMGVALTQKVRAVKDSASLEQLASDADWRLRIAAALHPSTPEADLSRLASDAVGAVRLAVASNHAVPAPVLKVLMQDELAFVRDIASHALGGKTPGAAGAPTPAVTEDSAWQKSVTPEEFRAACKRVNQLIDRAMKSGVVPEFLDGTAEWLDYMFAFFSVLSHIENPEDPWALPMYNQLVLKPRSYAELRQRTQKMREEGKDEQVLSDVPLIIRYLQQADLRSGTNLVGEIAAELELIGRAIVTADGELHPRERRVLADHLARIAPNRHAPSIEEAEESLGDVLQELDSLVGLTAVKEQVRSMMALARIRKERANLGLPGQVMSHHMVFTGNPGTGKTIVARIIATIYQRIGLLRTGQLIETDRSGLVGKYVGHTAAKVLEVVRSAMGGLLFIDEAYALTEGRHETDFGREAVDTLIKAMEDYRDDLMVIMAGYPEPMRRFLDSNPGLRSRVPNHLHFPDYSSDELVQVFGVLATKAALRVAPEAHEAVAAIAKDLSSTADESFGNAREMRTLLEVAIQRQAKRLAAAPSVTAEDLEVLTREDLPAASSSGAAIGQRYAANTAQDSDSLAAVLAELDALTGLEGVKTQVRSLVALVRTNKLREERGLAASRLNHHMLLVGNPGTGKTTVARLLARAFRQLGILRKGHLVEVDRSRLVGRYVGQTASLVADVVKSARGGVLFIDEAYALTRNRSEGDFGFEAVDTLVKAMEEHRSDLVVMAAGYTEPMQHFLHSNPGLASRFAHTLMFEDFSLDELMLILGSMACAQSVSLTEEAEAAARAFLGSRLQERGFGNAREVRQLIESTVLRQALRIAEIPEPSDFDLVTLLPSDFGATKESGMLEDGK